GGAGATTTATTAGCGGAAAACCTTTTTACATGCTGATAAATACAGGTCCATCCATTTTTCACTGGTGGAGATTACAATTGTTTTTCAGTTTAAGGATGAGCGATATCAACATTTTGTCATGGGGATTTGGACCAGACAACAAAATTGCAATTTACTATATAATTCTTTGACTGACAGCcgcctgtgtgtgcatctgtgtgtgtgttcacgacAGGCAAGTCAGTGGGAATAGTGACAACGACCCGTGTCAACCATGCGACTCCCAGTGCTGCGTACGCCCACAGCGTGGACAGAGACTGGTACTCTGACAACGAGATGTCAGCTGAGGCACTGCAGGACGGCTGCAAGGACATCGCCAGACAACTCTTTGAAAACATTCCCAACATCGATGTGAGTCAAAAGCGCTTATTGCGATACATAACTTAGCATCAGGTAACGAGCCTTCGGAGCTCCAGATGACTTTTAGGTAATTTAACCCAAGCTAAACCCCTCCGCCATACAAAGTCATAGCTTAGCACTGAGGCACGCAGACCTGTCAAGCCTTGGATTCCTCCTCATGCTGTGCACAGGACTCTAGTGATCCACCCAGACCCCCAGTAAGTGCggcaggctttgaagccaattttatATAGTGGCAAAAtcatgtaattacaacaatggcgtcacATCTGTCAAGTGATGCCATTGGGccccaaaaacactttttttccacagacttacattgtgaaagagacaccTGAGGGTCACAATCCCTTGCGAAATGACTCCTTTCCCtgtcagaatttgatccatttggtctgaaaacatttgggaaGTCCAGAAGAGCCCATTTCATTAATTTTAGTGGAGGGCTAATGGGAGCGAGATGTTAGTGCACATGCTTTATGGGCCCAACGATGCGGATGATTTGGGGACTTCTATACCTGGGAAGTCGAACTTCTTTGACTTTATGCACTACTGATCAACTTTTATAGGAATGAACCGAGCCTCTCCAACACTGTATACCCAGTTCTCTTAATGTATCCATGGCTGCACCACAAATAAAGGGTCtggatggtgttttttttaccctctccaaaatcaaaacaacagGAGCAAAAGTGTAAATAATAGATTGAatagtgtgtttgtctgctctaGCGTAAGCTGCAAATGTTTACCCGCTTTCAACCGACAGCAGTAGCTTATCCGAGGCATTAAAAGCCTTCAAAACTAGTACATCCACTGTGTTGTACCGGTTACTTCCCCACAGTGTGAAAGCTGGTCATAGATGCTACTATGTCAGAGTATAAACAGAATGTAGTAGCTAATGCTGGTGGCTCTGTCCTACTCTGCGGAAGTTTACGCTCCAGCAACCCCAGCCAAACCTATCAACCCTGTTGTAGTGTTACGTTCgccaaaaacacactgtttaatcCTAAAAGCCTTTTCAAAGGGATTGTTTGAATGTGAAGTATATAAACATTTTTCGTCATCATGCTTTAAATACTAGGACTAGCTCCACTCTTGCATCTCTGCAAGAGCAattctgtttcattatttctttgtcttctacTTCGATCATGGATGCTGCTTTTTTGCCGGCGACATGCTCCTTGAGTGTCAGTCTCTTAGCAAGacaacatacatacagtacatagtCATCGAGTGTACACTTAAGATCCCTTTACAATCCGCTGaagacattaacatttaacctGGAGACCCATTTTCACCCAGCTTATGAACCCACAAAATTGTCTGTCGGAGGCTAGAAATCACCGTTTGTCATGTGGTCCTAAAGCGGACTAAGACTAAGATTGTAATTTTTTATTCTGCTCTGCGGCTTTGCAGGTGATTATGGGTGGAGGGAGGAAATACATGTTCCCCAAAAACAAGTCGGACGTGGAGTACCCGGGCATTGCGAAACACAGCGGCACTCGAAAAGACGGAAGAAACCTGGTGCAGGAGTGGACTGACAGAATGAAGGATAAAGTacgttttctcctcctcttccctctctttgctcttctcgttcctctgctccctcttttaTCTTCccaattacatttacatatttaggAGTTCAAAGTGACTGCGGTGTTACCAAACAGGCTGTGCTGtacatttgtgtctttttaacTGTGCAGAAAGGCCATTATGTATGGAACAAGAAGCAGCTCTTATCGCTGAACCCTAACAACGTGGATTACTTATTGGGTGAGTTTCCAGTCTCAGCGTCATTACGAAACTCTCACTGAAGTGTAAATGAAGAGCAATGTGTATGCATTTGCTGCAGGCTTATTTTCCGTGTGTAATATCCTATTCCTTTTTGAACCATGCCTTGTGTTCTTCCAGGTCTCTTTGAACCTGGGGATCTGACATACCACTTGGAGAGGAACACTGACACTGATCCTTCGCTGACAGAGATGGTGGAGGTGGCCATCAAAATCCTGAGGAAGAACCCCAGTGGATTTTACCTGCTTGTCGAAGGTGGGTTTGCAGCCTCGTGGTGAAATTGgactgtggtgttttgttttcacagagaTCAGCCAGACTGGTTTACTGAGTTTGTTATGTCACAGATTTCAAAAGGTGGAGATACACACTGTGGTTGTTGGGCTGAATATAGTTATTACcgtctgtgactttggtgtcacCACTAGTCGGCTTGACCAGGTCTGTTATAGTGAAGGCCTGTTGGTGTTGACAGTTGGAAGATGAAAcgacatggtgtgtgtgtttgcattatttGCCTTCAGATACAGTCGCTACCCAACGTTATTAGGATTATTAAAGGGAAAGAATAGTTGAACTTTTTGGGAAAGACActtgtttgctttctctctGAAACTGAGATGGAAATATGAAGATCAATGTCACACATGTGTGCGTGAAAAGAGAACTCCATTGTGATAAGCAGAGATGCGGAGCAGGCTATAGAGATCTGGTAACTTTGCTTTTCTCTAACTCCAAACCATCAGATTTTAGTCTCCTTTAGTCCCAACTGACAGTTAGATTTTTCTGGCACAACAAAAAACCTTCGTACAACGTTTTTCATACACgcaatacaaaatataaatatatttgatagtCCCTGTCAAGCACAGGGCTGAAGTCAGAATATAGTTAGACTAACTtagcagggggaaacagctagtttGGCTTTGAAGCTCACTTATTAACCCGTTAAATCTTGTTTAGTTTAAtatgtacacaaacagaaaggtAGAACTCATAACATGGTTTTAGTCGATCCAGTGCGTCTGTGCTGGGTTACACTGcgttcacacatgcagccacaaaGTCGGAGGATCTCTGGTGACTTATAAATCTATGGCTGTGCTGCATTGAGCACGTAATTTACATAGTGTGTCGTTGTTATTTCTCAAATGTAGAAGATAATTGCCTGTTGCACAGTTTGCTTCCCGACTACAGTATCTCACTGAGGTACAGAAACTGTTTTAATTAGGGTTACTGTATTTTCAAACCCTCAAGCAGGAACCCTTAGattcatgcatgtgcacatgtatgaatgtacatcacattcacattatGCACGCATCATAGCTGTTTTCAACAcaattatttcagtgtttaacacacagtcagtgtgccCAGTGTTAGTGTTATTAGCCAGGAAACACTTACTGTACCCCCCTAAAGCcacaatttgttgtttttacattttcatttgtcatcCGATTAATCAAACAAGCTACGGCATGTCAATTAGAAAGCTTTAGAGGGAGGCTAGTGGGTGTtcactttggacagagctgGGCCaactgtttccctctgtgttgtTTATGCAATGAACACTGAAGTGCATTCGTGATCTCTTACTGTGACTTTGACTGTTCCCCAGAAACAAAGTAATTTAATCAATGACATCAAAACCAATTTGTGCTTTGTTAACAATTCTGTGGAGCATGAAACACAGAGGACGGAAAAGGTGTTTGAAGAGAAGTTTGTCAGCCATCGGTTCACTGATCACTCCAGTGTCCTCGTAAAACTTCcttcaaatatttaaattgcTTTAACACGGTGCAAGTTTTCTGCTGGAGTAAAGAGAGTTCAGCAACTTGAATGCATTGATTGGTCCACAAGTCTTAAAAATGACTTGCCTGAgatcaagtcaagtcaagaaGCAGCCCAGAAAACGTTGTGAACATGTGCCACTTCAGAGCATTCACTGTTATCTAAATGCTGTCCATAAAGGCCTGCTTGGAGTCCTGTCATGTTTTTAAGTGGGAAGAAAAGGGATTCAACTAAAAGTAAACATCATCCAGAAAacttagatagatagatgaacTTATTCTTGTTACAGATTCTATGTCTGACAGGGAGCTTTAAATCACAGTCTTCCTTTGTTTCTGCGTGGACCCTTGTGAACTTGTGTCAGACTGACAGAGGATAGAGGCAGCAGGGTGGCCTGTTATTATTGAGATTGTCCTTCAGCCAACGGACCTGGCTTTCTTTTATACTGGCTTTTAGATTGGCAGGCTACCAGactcacatttgtgtttgtgaccatTTCCGTAGTGGAAATCACTGGAAAACATTCTTATGATTCATCAAGTAGCACCCAGTTTTGATTAAACATCAGATTTCAAAAGAACCATGCCTTGCTGATGTAAAggcaaatgtgttttgattgcAGTTGatgaaatacaaagagaaatGTATAGCATTCGGTAATGCGTGGACTAGATATAAAAAGGGGCCAGAAAGcataaaaaacacagcagtcaaAGACTCAGAGGCAGGACAAAGTGGGCAAGGATGATACAGTATgagtttggtctataaaacagCATTTATCAGCTAAGAAAAGAGTAATAGTTTGTGGTACAAAATAAAGTCCTAAGAGGCCAGAGGCATTATGTCTTTAGGTTGTACATTTGTCCCATTCTCGTGAACACGGTAATTTAGGAATGCCTTAAGGGATTCTCTTCAATTTTGGCACAATAGTCGTCCTCTTGGACTCAAGAACGGAAGTCTTGGACAAGAATTTACAACATTTCACATAAATGGCTAATAAGGAAAGAAATTATGAAactatgacattttatatccagaAGACAACACATTGgtttgcaaaaacacttttacgGTCATTATTCAACgccataactcaggaacagaaggggagatatttcacatttggtcgTCCACTGGAACTGAAGCTGTGATGATTTAATGGATCTGCTGTGCGGCCTGCGTGAATGTGActgaaatgtgtgaaagaatGTGTAGCTTCTTTGTAATTTCTGCAACTTTGTGCACTGTCAgaagcagctttactgaccaagcatgtgaacacacacacaaggaaactaaccttgttttctgtttctctcaatGAACTTACACATTCAGACCTTAGACattcagaagaggaagaacagcAAAGCTTCGTGAAGTCAAGTTAAATCTATTTCATTCATATAGTCATATGTCACAAATTGAAACATTGCCTCGAGGGGCTTCGCAGTCTCTACAGCAAACATCCTCTAGGCTGAGACTGAGGAACAAAGACTGGGGCATCCTGTTCCTCTGCTAGTGCACCACAAGCACAAGTAAAGACATCACGCTTCTCATTGGATATTACTCACAACATAGCGATAACTTCCATTACTGCAACTACTACTTATTTTCAATACCTTTAATTAAATTGCTTCAGAGCATTCACTACATATATTAtgagtctggacagacatggacaGACATTACTCCACTGGCTGGCAGAGGTTCTAGTTTATCTAGTCTGTTGCTGTTTATTGTATGCAGTCTGTGTAGGAGGGGAGATTTACATTCCAACAAAATTCTGTATTGTTCTGCTCTGATCATCATCTTTGTCAGATGAGTACTGAGAAATCTGTGAATGCCCAATGTCAGCACAATATCAGCTGAAGTAGGCACAGGAATGTTGGTCCCGATAAATACGTGTCCTTGGCCGAACGTGTTGAGAGAAGCATGGTAACAGTCGGTGGCTGctgaggggctggcaaacaccTGCAAGTGTGACAGTGATTGTTGAGCCAGACAGAGCGAGAATAAAGGGGTCAGCATGTTTGAGAGGGCTTGTTGGGTCATTTAACACCgtctaaaagaaaagaaagtgaaaggagcccccccccccaacacacacaagcCTTTTTGATCGTGGAGTTGTGGTAGCTGCTTCTGACAATTTGCGTAGCTTTCCGAAACTGAcaagagatgaataaataaataagaaagagacacagGATTAGAACTTGGGAACTGTATATTATCATTTCACTGTGTCTTTAAGAGTTTAATAGCTAACTGCATGTATTTGCTACTCTGTCAGGAGGACGTATTGATCATGGACACCATGAGGGCAAGGCCAAGCAGGCTCTGCATGAAGCTGTGGAAATGGACAGAGCCATCGGGCGGGCCGATCTCATGACCAGCGTCCATGATACGCTGACTATAGTTACTGCTGACCATTCTCATGTGTTCAGCTTCGGAGGCTACACGACCCGAGGAAACACAATATTTGGTATGTAATGGTGATGATGCCCATCCAGTGCTGTGCATATCTGTCTAGTAATGCTGTCAGTTAAGTGTTCAGCCTGGTTCTGTTGTGATAATAGGGTTTAatgctctgtctccatccacAGGTCTGGCCCCAATGCTGAGTGATATTGACCAGAAGCCCTTCACCTCCATCTTGTATGGAAACGGACCAGGTTACAAAATTGTCAACGGTGCGAGAGAGAATGTCTCCACTATTGACTACCGTAAGTAAAATCAGGTTGGCTTTGGTAAAAGTTAAGATTACAGTTAAAAGGAAATGCACCCTAAACTTCTTTGACTCTCTGTAAATGGtggattttta
This region of Pempheris klunzingeri isolate RE-2024b chromosome 2, fPemKlu1.hap1, whole genome shotgun sequence genomic DNA includes:
- the alpl gene encoding alkaline phosphatase, tissue-nonspecific isozyme, which codes for MLWTSRVTRQPHTDDNMKVTALLIICSCLIFRSLGKPQFPEQEKDPKFWNTWAQRTLKNALTLQNLNKNKAKNLILFLGDGMGVPTVTAARILKGQLNGQSGEETQLEMDKFPFVSLAKTYNTNAQVPDSAGTATAYLCGVKANEGTVGVSAAAVRNQCNTTKGNEVTSILRWAKDAGKSVGIVTTTRVNHATPSAAYAHSVDRDWYSDNEMSAEALQDGCKDIARQLFENIPNIDVIMGGGRKYMFPKNKSDVEYPGIAKHSGTRKDGRNLVQEWTDRMKDKKGHYVWNKKQLLSLNPNNVDYLLGLFEPGDLTYHLERNTDTDPSLTEMVEVAIKILRKNPSGFYLLVEGGRIDHGHHEGKAKQALHEAVEMDRAIGRADLMTSVHDTLTIVTADHSHVFSFGGYTTRGNTIFGLAPMLSDIDQKPFTSILYGNGPGYKIVNGARENVSTIDYQENNYQAQSAVPLSMETHGGEDVAVFAKGPLAHLLHGVHEQNYIPHVMAYAGCIGQNREHCMARSGTASLRPVLSSIAALLTVTRLLC